A single Curtobacterium sp. MCJR17_020 DNA region contains:
- a CDS encoding type IV pilus twitching motility protein PilT — protein sequence MTDSVYDITHPGDEPVAGWHPGNPGTEVGSRRAARLAAAAASAPPEQVYDLGDDTAGWPAPSGSPVAVPVAQPLAAPATPPAGVPSSTATYGYAEAPTQQLPTAPAAPAKTATIGGDIEFSRHAREVADPDLITALAQVVYQGASDLHVTADAPPTVRVDGSLRPAVPGGAWSRGKVIAALKTMLSVEQAGQFDQEQELDFAYSLSPEYRFRVNFYQQRGNWGAAFRIIPTKIKTLKQLGIPEHVGDFAGLPRGLVLVTGPTGSGKSTTLAALIDLVNESRADHIVTVEDPIEFMHEHKKAIINQREVGADTHSFAAALKHVLRQDPDVILIGELRDLETISVALTAAETGHLVFATLHTQSAPGTIDRVIDVFPPHQQGQIRTQLAATLQGVVCQTLVPKANGVGRVVATEIMTITPAIGNLIREGKTYQITSAMQAGRDLGMHTMDQDLAELVNVGTISRKAAMEKVHDEEGFDRLVQRVESPSDSSAAAIAASGIDFGDKFSGGY from the coding sequence ATGACCGACTCCGTGTACGACATCACGCACCCCGGCGACGAGCCCGTCGCCGGCTGGCACCCGGGCAACCCCGGCACCGAAGTGGGCTCCCGCCGTGCAGCACGTCTGGCCGCCGCCGCAGCGTCGGCCCCTCCGGAGCAGGTGTACGACCTCGGGGACGACACCGCCGGATGGCCGGCACCGTCCGGATCGCCCGTCGCCGTCCCCGTCGCGCAGCCGCTCGCCGCTCCGGCGACGCCGCCCGCCGGGGTGCCGTCGTCGACTGCGACCTACGGCTACGCCGAGGCGCCGACGCAGCAGCTCCCCACGGCGCCAGCGGCCCCGGCGAAGACCGCCACGATCGGTGGCGACATCGAGTTCTCGCGCCACGCGCGCGAGGTCGCCGACCCCGACCTGATCACCGCACTCGCCCAGGTCGTGTACCAGGGCGCATCCGACCTGCACGTCACCGCCGACGCCCCGCCCACCGTCCGCGTCGACGGCTCGCTCCGTCCCGCAGTCCCCGGAGGCGCGTGGTCGCGCGGCAAGGTCATCGCCGCACTCAAGACGATGCTGTCGGTCGAACAGGCCGGCCAGTTCGACCAGGAGCAGGAACTCGACTTCGCGTACTCGCTGTCGCCGGAGTACCGCTTCCGCGTGAACTTCTACCAGCAGCGCGGCAACTGGGGCGCGGCCTTCCGCATCATCCCCACCAAGATCAAGACGCTCAAGCAGCTCGGCATCCCCGAGCACGTCGGCGACTTCGCCGGCCTGCCCCGCGGACTCGTCCTGGTCACCGGTCCGACCGGCTCCGGCAAGTCCACGACCCTCGCCGCCCTGATCGACCTGGTGAACGAGAGCCGTGCCGACCACATCGTGACGGTCGAGGACCCGATCGAGTTCATGCACGAGCACAAGAAGGCGATCATCAACCAGCGCGAGGTCGGTGCCGACACGCACTCCTTCGCCGCAGCACTGAAGCACGTGCTGCGTCAGGACCCCGACGTCATCCTGATCGGGGAGCTCCGCGACCTCGAGACCATCTCGGTCGCGCTCACCGCGGCCGAGACCGGTCACCTGGTGTTCGCCACCCTGCACACGCAGAGCGCCCCCGGCACGATCGACCGCGTCATCGACGTCTTCCCTCCACACCAGCAGGGCCAGATCCGCACGCAGCTCGCGGCGACCCTGCAGGGCGTCGTCTGCCAGACCCTGGTGCCGAAGGCCAACGGCGTCGGCCGGGTCGTCGCCACCGAGATCATGACGATCACCCCCGCCATCGGCAACCTGATCCGCGAGGGCAAGACCTACCAGATCACCTCGGCCATGCAGGCCGGTCGTGACCTCGGCATGCACACCATGGACCAGGACCTCGCCGAACTGGTCAACGTCGGCACGATCTCGCGCAAGGCCGCGATGGAGAAGGTGCACGACGAAGAGGGCTTCGACCGGCTGGTGCAGCGCGTCGAGTCCCCGTCCGACTCCTCGGCAGCCGCGATCGCCGCCAGCGGGATCGACTTCGGCGACAAGTTCTCCGGAGGCTACTGA
- a CDS encoding ATPase, T2SS/T4P/T4SS family — translation MATLSEILILNGALPIEHLDSMTGDEDLDERAIRGLVDQGVVSEAQFITARAASNNSRTVPLTDYPVDGTAVSILPAALCRRHGVLGVGFEGELLILAMVNPTNVLAIDDARAASGRPIKPLQVDERDLLTALDRYLRADDELNDLTSSLEEEASVSSSAQVDLADGALDDVPIVRFVNLLVSQAIQDHASDIHIEPGEHEVRIRYRIDGVLHEMAPAPKNIQNGVISRLKIMSDIDIAERRKPQDGRMSVRHGGRQIDLRVATLPTVWGEKVVMRILDNTNTSLTLKDLNLLEQNFQAYQRSYSKPYGMILVTGPTGSGKSTTLYTTLNAVAKPEINVITVEDPVEYRMAGINQVQVNPKAGLTFASALRSILRSDPDVVLLGEIRDHETAQIAIEASLTGHLVLSTLHTNDAPSAVTRLTEMDIEPFLVGSALDSVVAQRLARRLCDRCKAPAVYEAEQLRTLGFLRPGDEVPAFFAPIGCAVCSNTGYRGRIALHEVMTVTEEIERLAVSRASSAEISRVAQAQGMLTLRQDGFEKVKLGLTSVDEILRVVA, via the coding sequence ATGGCGACCCTGTCCGAGATCCTCATCCTGAACGGCGCCCTGCCGATCGAGCACCTCGACTCGATGACGGGCGACGAGGACCTCGACGAGCGCGCGATCCGCGGACTGGTCGACCAGGGCGTCGTGAGCGAGGCGCAGTTCATCACCGCCCGCGCGGCGTCGAACAACTCCCGCACCGTCCCGTTGACCGACTACCCGGTCGACGGCACCGCGGTCTCGATCCTCCCCGCTGCGCTCTGCCGGCGCCACGGCGTCCTCGGCGTCGGGTTCGAGGGCGAGCTGCTCATCCTCGCGATGGTCAACCCGACGAACGTGCTGGCGATCGACGACGCCCGCGCTGCGTCCGGCCGGCCGATCAAGCCGCTCCAGGTCGACGAGCGCGACCTGCTCACCGCGCTCGACCGCTACCTGCGTGCCGACGACGAGCTCAACGACCTGACCTCCTCGCTCGAAGAAGAAGCCTCGGTCAGCTCCTCGGCCCAGGTGGACCTGGCCGACGGTGCCCTCGACGACGTCCCGATCGTCCGCTTCGTGAACCTGCTCGTGTCGCAGGCGATCCAGGACCACGCCTCGGACATCCACATCGAGCCCGGCGAGCACGAGGTCCGGATCCGCTACCGCATCGACGGTGTGCTGCACGAGATGGCCCCGGCGCCGAAGAACATCCAGAACGGCGTCATCAGCCGTCTGAAGATCATGAGCGACATCGACATCGCCGAGCGTCGCAAGCCGCAGGACGGCCGCATGTCGGTCCGCCACGGTGGCCGCCAGATCGACCTCCGTGTGGCGACACTGCCCACCGTGTGGGGCGAGAAGGTCGTCATGCGGATCCTCGACAACACGAACACGTCGCTGACCCTCAAGGACCTCAACCTCCTCGAGCAGAACTTCCAGGCCTACCAGCGGTCGTACTCGAAGCCGTACGGCATGATCCTCGTCACCGGGCCCACCGGCTCGGGCAAGTCCACGACGCTGTACACGACCCTGAACGCGGTCGCGAAGCCCGAGATCAACGTCATCACGGTCGAGGACCCGGTCGAGTACCGGATGGCCGGCATCAACCAGGTGCAGGTCAACCCGAAGGCCGGGCTGACCTTCGCCTCGGCGCTGCGCTCGATCCTGCGATCCGACCCCGACGTCGTCCTGCTCGGTGAGATCCGCGACCACGAGACCGCCCAGATCGCGATCGAGGCATCCCTCACCGGACACCTCGTGCTCTCCACCCTGCACACGAACGACGCCCCCTCGGCCGTCACCCGCCTGACCGAGATGGACATCGAGCCCTTCCTGGTCGGCTCCGCCCTGGACTCCGTCGTGGCCCAGCGTCTGGCGCGACGGCTGTGCGACCGGTGCAAGGCACCCGCCGTGTACGAGGCCGAACAGCTCCGCACCCTCGGGTTCCTGCGCCCCGGCGACGAGGTCCCGGCGTTCTTCGCCCCCATCGGCTGCGCGGTCTGCTCGAACACCGGGTACCGCGGCCGCATCGCCCTGCACGAGGTCATGACCGTCACCGAGGAGATCGAACGCCTCGCCGTCTCGCGCGCCTCGAGCGCCGAGATCAGCCGCGTCGCCCAGGCGCAGGGGATGCTGACGCTCCGCCAAGACGGTTTCGAGAAGGTCAAGCTCGGTCTCACGAGCGTCGACGAGATCCTGCGCGTGGTCGCGTAG
- a CDS encoding type II secretion system F family protein, translating into MSLAFDYRGRDGAGKLVKGRLDASSEGAVVQRLRGMGVSPIAITESKAGTGLQTEIKIPGFEKGVGLKDLAIMSRQASTMLTSGLSLLRALSILADQTENKKLKDILGKVRDDVERGVSFSEAVAKYPVDFPPIMINMIRAGETGGFLDQAMDSIATNFEKEHKLRTTIKSAMTYPVVVLVMSLLAVAIMLIFIVPIFQDMFSSLGGKLPLPTMMLVYLSHAMRYIAIPLAIAIAVFWFWWRANKNTDRVRAFVDPITLRLPVFGPLQKKIVIARFSRNFSNMIGAGVPILQALRIVGEVSNNFVVKRALDNVAEAVRKGESIAEPLSKEAVFPAMVTQMVAVGEDAGSLEIMLEKIAVFYDAEVEATTDALTSLIEPLLIAFLGVVVGGMIIALYMPIFQITNVVQNAS; encoded by the coding sequence ATGTCCCTCGCATTCGACTACCGCGGGCGCGACGGTGCCGGCAAGCTCGTCAAGGGCCGTCTCGACGCTTCGTCCGAAGGAGCGGTCGTCCAGCGGCTCCGGGGCATGGGCGTCTCGCCGATCGCGATCACGGAGTCCAAGGCCGGCACCGGCCTGCAGACCGAGATCAAGATCCCGGGCTTCGAGAAGGGCGTCGGTCTCAAGGACCTCGCGATCATGTCGCGCCAGGCCTCGACGATGCTCACCTCGGGACTCTCGCTGCTGCGCGCGCTGTCGATCCTCGCCGACCAGACCGAGAACAAGAAGCTCAAGGACATCCTCGGCAAGGTCCGCGACGACGTCGAACGCGGTGTCTCCTTCTCCGAGGCCGTGGCGAAGTACCCGGTCGACTTCCCGCCGATCATGATCAACATGATCCGTGCGGGGGAGACCGGTGGGTTCCTCGACCAGGCCATGGACTCCATCGCCACCAACTTCGAGAAGGAGCACAAGCTCCGGACGACGATCAAGTCGGCGATGACCTACCCCGTGGTCGTCCTCGTGATGTCGTTGCTCGCCGTCGCGATCATGCTCATCTTCATCGTGCCGATCTTCCAGGACATGTTCTCGTCGCTCGGCGGCAAGCTCCCCCTGCCGACGATGATGCTCGTCTACCTGTCCCACGCCATGCGGTACATCGCGATCCCGCTCGCCATCGCCATTGCGGTCTTCTGGTTCTGGTGGCGTGCGAACAAGAACACCGATCGGGTCCGCGCCTTCGTCGACCCCATCACCCTGAGGCTGCCGGTGTTCGGTCCGCTGCAGAAGAAGATCGTCATCGCACGGTTCTCCCGGAACTTCTCGAACATGATCGGCGCCGGCGTGCCCATCCTGCAGGCATTGCGCATTGTTGGCGAGGTCTCGAACAACTTCGTCGTGAAACGCGCGCTCGACAATGTCGCAGAAGCCGTGCGAAAAGGCGAATCAATTGCTGAACCCTTGTCCAAGGAAGCAGTCTTCCCGGCAATGGTGACGCAGATGGTCGCCGTCGGTGAAGACGCCGGATCGCTCGAGATCATGCTCGAGAAGATCGCGGTGTTCTACGACGCCGAGGTCGAGGCGACCACCGATGCCCTGACGTCGCTGATCGAGCCGCTCCTGATCGCGTTCCTCGGGGTCGTCGTAGGCGGCATGATCATCGCGCTGTACATGCCGATCTTCCAGATCACCAACGTCGTCCAGAACGCTTCCTAG
- a CDS encoding VOC family protein has translation MDITSVTVGLPVTDIEASCLWYGAVFERTEPDLEPEDGVAEYEVGGIWIQLYEDDSAEENPVSVRFGVDDVGAQHARIGALGIDIGPVECVDGAVNWFDVRDPDGNVLSLFSLVDETGRGSGRDNGADRAL, from the coding sequence ATGGACATCACGAGCGTGACCGTGGGGCTGCCCGTCACCGACATCGAGGCGTCCTGCCTCTGGTACGGCGCCGTCTTCGAGCGCACCGAACCGGACCTCGAACCCGAGGACGGTGTCGCCGAGTACGAGGTCGGCGGGATCTGGATCCAGCTCTACGAAGACGACTCCGCCGAGGAGAACCCGGTGAGCGTCCGGTTCGGCGTCGACGACGTCGGCGCGCAGCACGCCCGGATCGGTGCACTCGGCATCGACATCGGCCCGGTCGAGTGCGTCGACGGCGCCGTGAACTGGTTCGACGTCCGCGACCCCGACGGCAACGTCCTCAGCCTGTTCTCGCTCGTGGACGAGACGGGTCGCGGATCGGGACGCGACAACGGCGCGGACCGCGCGCTCTAG
- a CDS encoding GNAT family N-acetyltransferase: protein MATLRERITAPAHLSFPTPIGGLTFRAGGLDDVGAMHAVAVASAAVDDPHARPSTADLERSLSTDGLDVTRDTVVGVDAGGHVQAYGIVIDVPSRVTAARAVLDGAVHPDLRGQGIGRRLLAWQVGRARQRLATLDVDLPATLDVGGRRGSSALRLAAHHGFAPVRTWLDMQVVFDDRGPDTDGVPVLADGFVLRPVTADDIEPLRTAKNDAFRDHWGSQPMVASDWRGFLTSDKSRLDLSRVVVGADGSVVAFTIVEVEPDGFAARGRSYGYVHWVGVVRAARGTGLAPIVLDATLQAIRADGLSAAVLHVDAENPSGAGRIYERLGFVAGEVHVTASTSL, encoded by the coding sequence ATGGCGACCCTGCGCGAACGGATCACGGCCCCGGCACACCTCTCGTTCCCCACGCCGATCGGCGGCTTGACGTTCCGGGCCGGCGGGCTCGACGACGTCGGGGCGATGCACGCCGTCGCGGTCGCGTCAGCCGCGGTCGACGACCCGCACGCTCGTCCCTCCACAGCTGACCTCGAACGGTCGTTGTCCACCGATGGGCTGGACGTCACCAGGGACACCGTGGTGGGCGTCGATGCTGGAGGGCATGTGCAGGCCTACGGCATCGTCATCGACGTCCCCTCCCGCGTCACCGCTGCGCGCGCCGTGCTCGACGGGGCGGTCCACCCCGACCTGCGCGGGCAGGGGATCGGACGGCGGCTGCTCGCTTGGCAGGTCGGCCGGGCACGGCAGCGCCTGGCGACGCTCGACGTCGACCTGCCGGCGACGCTCGACGTCGGTGGGCGCCGGGGGTCCTCGGCGCTCCGGCTGGCGGCGCACCACGGCTTCGCGCCGGTGCGCACCTGGCTCGACATGCAGGTCGTGTTCGACGACCGCGGTCCGGACACCGACGGGGTGCCCGTGCTGGCGGACGGGTTCGTCCTGCGGCCCGTCACCGCGGACGACATCGAGCCGCTCCGGACGGCCAAGAACGACGCCTTCCGCGACCACTGGGGTTCCCAGCCGATGGTCGCGTCGGACTGGCGGGGGTTCCTCACCTCGGACAAGAGCCGGCTGGACCTGTCGCGGGTCGTCGTCGGTGCCGACGGTTCGGTCGTGGCGTTCACGATCGTCGAGGTGGAGCCCGACGGGTTCGCTGCCCGGGGCCGTTCGTACGGGTACGTGCACTGGGTCGGCGTCGTGCGTGCAGCTCGGGGGACGGGGCTCGCCCCGATCGTCCTCGACGCCACGCTGCAGGCGATCCGCGCCGACGGGTTGTCCGCGGCGGTGCTGCACGTCGACGCTGAGAACCCGAGCGGAGCCGGGCGCATCTACGAGCGACTCGGGTTCGTCGCCGGCGAGGTCCACGTCACCGCGTCGACGTCGCTCTGA
- the rpoC gene encoding DNA-directed RNA polymerase subunit beta', protein MLEATSFDAIRIGLATAEDIRQWSYGEVKKPETINYRTLKPEKDGLFGEQIFGPSRDWECACGKYKRVRFKGIVCERCGVEVTKSSVRRERMGHIELAAPVTHIWYFKGVPSRLGYLLDMAPKDLEKVIYFAAYMIIDIDEEGRHADMPGLENEMRLEIKTLEGQRDSIIADRLKKLEDDLAALEEEGAKADVKRRTKDTAEKEMSQVRKSFDEDITRLERVWEDFRNLKVGDLKPEDAVFHELQDRFGIYFDAYMGAEAIKLRLEAFDLAAEAEALRLQIAEGKGQKKIRAIKRLRVVSSFLATGNSPAAMVLGVVPVIPPELRPMVQLDGGRFATSDLNDLYRRVINRNNRLRRLLDLGAPEIIVNNEKRMLQEAVDALFDNGRRGRPVTGTGNRALKSLSDMLKGKQGRFRQNLLGKRVDYSGRSVIIVGPQLKLHQCGLPKQMALELFKPFVIKRLIDLSHAQNIKSAKRMVERSRPQVWDVLEEIIRERPVLLNRAPTLHRLGIQAFEPQLVEGKAIQLHPLVCAAFNADFDGDQMAVHLPLSVEAQAEARILMLASNNILKPSDGRPVTLPAQDMIIGLHHLTTVREGAVGEGRAFSSVAEAILANDQHTLHLNAMAKIRMTGVHFAEGEAPEGYEQGDTVLLETTLGRALFNETLPANYPFVQKVTDKGVLSAIVNDLAERYSKTETAAALDRIKDAGFYWGTRSGVTVALSDVVTPPRKKEIIAGYEIQAAKVQGEFDKGLITDSERRADLIKIWTEATNEIAQEMRDNFPVDNTINRMVSSGARGNWLQVRNIAGMRGLVNNPKGEIIARPIINSYREGLTVAEYFIATHGARKGLADTALRTADSGYLTRRLVDVSQDVIIREDDCGTTRGLELPIATVDADGKLVRDPRVENTVYSRTLATEAVDAKGTVVAEAREDVGDVLLEKLLAAGVESIKVRSVLTCESAVGVCAKCYGRSLATGNLVDIGEAVGIIAAQSIGEPGTQLTMRTFHTGGSASADDITQGLPRVTELFEARTPKGASPIAEAPGRVVVEDTDKGRRIILTPDNGDEPFIYPVLKRATLLIEDNQHVELGEQFIAGTVDPKEVLRVKGVREVQKHLVNGVQDVYGSQGVPIHDKHIEVIVRQMLRKVTVVDHGDTDLLPGELVDRSRYNMLNRAALQEGRKTASARQEVMGITKASLATESWLSAASFQETTRVLTQAAMEGKQDHLVGLKENVIIGKLIPAGTGLSRYRDVDVNATEEAKAERYPNRIFADDSSFSDADLSFVDFDSFSSDDFTPGTYN, encoded by the coding sequence TTGCTCGAAGCAACTTCCTTTGACGCCATTCGGATCGGCCTCGCGACCGCCGAGGACATCCGTCAGTGGTCGTACGGCGAGGTCAAGAAGCCGGAGACCATCAACTACCGCACCCTGAAGCCCGAGAAGGACGGTCTGTTCGGCGAGCAGATCTTCGGTCCTTCCCGCGACTGGGAGTGCGCCTGCGGCAAGTACAAGCGTGTCCGGTTCAAGGGCATCGTCTGCGAGCGCTGCGGCGTCGAGGTCACCAAGTCCTCGGTCCGTCGTGAGCGCATGGGCCACATCGAGCTCGCTGCCCCCGTCACGCACATCTGGTACTTCAAGGGCGTCCCGTCGCGCCTCGGGTACCTCCTCGACATGGCGCCGAAGGACCTCGAGAAGGTCATCTACTTCGCGGCGTACATGATCATCGACATCGATGAAGAGGGCCGTCACGCGGACATGCCGGGTCTCGAGAACGAGATGCGTCTCGAGATCAAGACCCTCGAGGGCCAGCGCGACTCGATCATCGCCGACCGCCTCAAGAAGCTCGAGGACGACCTCGCAGCCCTTGAGGAAGAGGGTGCGAAGGCTGACGTCAAGCGCCGCACCAAGGACACCGCCGAGAAGGAGATGTCCCAGGTCCGCAAGTCGTTCGACGAGGACATCACCCGTCTCGAGCGTGTGTGGGAGGACTTCCGCAACCTCAAGGTGGGCGACCTCAAGCCCGAGGACGCCGTCTTCCACGAGCTCCAGGACCGGTTCGGGATCTACTTCGACGCCTACATGGGCGCCGAGGCGATCAAGCTCCGGCTCGAGGCGTTCGACCTGGCTGCCGAGGCCGAGGCGCTGCGTCTGCAGATCGCCGAGGGCAAGGGCCAGAAGAAGATCCGCGCGATCAAGCGTCTGCGCGTCGTCAGCTCCTTCCTCGCCACCGGCAACTCGCCGGCAGCGATGGTGCTCGGCGTCGTGCCGGTCATCCCGCCGGAACTGCGCCCGATGGTGCAGCTCGACGGTGGCCGTTTCGCCACGTCGGACCTCAACGACCTCTACCGTCGTGTGATCAACCGCAACAACCGTCTCCGCCGCCTGCTCGACCTCGGTGCCCCCGAGATCATCGTGAACAACGAGAAGCGCATGCTGCAGGAAGCCGTTGACGCGCTGTTCGACAACGGTCGTCGTGGACGTCCGGTCACGGGTACCGGCAACCGCGCCCTGAAGTCCCTGAGCGACATGCTCAAGGGCAAGCAGGGTCGTTTCCGCCAGAACCTGCTCGGCAAGCGCGTCGACTACTCGGGCCGTTCGGTCATCATCGTCGGCCCGCAGCTGAAGCTGCACCAGTGCGGTCTGCCCAAGCAGATGGCGCTCGAGCTCTTCAAGCCGTTCGTGATCAAGCGCCTGATCGACCTGTCGCACGCGCAGAACATCAAGTCGGCCAAGCGCATGGTCGAGCGTTCGCGTCCGCAGGTGTGGGACGTGCTCGAGGAGATCATCCGCGAGCGCCCCGTGCTGCTGAACCGTGCGCCGACGCTGCACCGTCTGGGCATCCAGGCGTTCGAGCCGCAGCTCGTCGAGGGCAAGGCCATCCAGCTCCACCCGCTCGTGTGTGCTGCGTTCAACGCGGACTTCGACGGTGACCAGATGGCCGTGCACCTGCCGCTGTCGGTGGAGGCCCAGGCCGAGGCCCGCATCCTGATGCTCGCCTCGAACAACATCCTGAAGCCGTCCGACGGCCGTCCGGTGACCCTGCCCGCACAGGACATGATCATCGGTCTGCACCACCTGACGACCGTCCGCGAGGGCGCCGTCGGTGAGGGCCGTGCGTTCTCCTCGGTCGCCGAGGCGATCCTGGCCAACGACCAGCACACGCTGCACCTCAACGCCATGGCGAAGATCCGCATGACGGGTGTCCACTTCGCCGAGGGTGAAGCTCCCGAGGGCTACGAGCAGGGCGACACCGTCCTCCTCGAGACGACCCTGGGCCGTGCGCTCTTCAACGAGACCCTCCCGGCGAACTACCCGTTCGTCCAGAAGGTCACCGACAAGGGCGTGCTGTCCGCGATCGTCAACGACCTCGCCGAGCGGTACTCCAAGACCGAGACGGCCGCTGCGCTGGACCGGATCAAGGACGCCGGCTTCTACTGGGGCACGCGCTCCGGTGTGACCGTCGCCCTGTCGGACGTCGTGACGCCTCCTCGCAAGAAGGAGATCATCGCGGGCTACGAGATCCAGGCCGCCAAGGTGCAGGGCGAGTTCGACAAGGGTCTGATCACCGACTCCGAGCGTCGCGCCGACCTGATCAAGATCTGGACCGAGGCCACCAACGAGATCGCGCAGGAGATGCGGGACAACTTCCCCGTCGACAACACGATCAACCGCATGGTGTCGTCGGGTGCTCGTGGTAACTGGCTGCAGGTCCGCAACATCGCGGGTATGCGTGGTCTGGTGAACAACCCGAAGGGCGAGATCATCGCCCGCCCGATCATCAACTCGTACCGCGAGGGCCTGACCGTGGCGGAGTACTTCATCGCCACCCACGGTGCTCGCAAGGGTCTTGCCGACACCGCGCTCCGTACCGCGGACTCCGGGTACCTCACCCGTCGTCTCGTGGACGTCTCGCAGGACGTCATCATCCGCGAAGACGACTGCGGTACGACCCGTGGCCTCGAGCTGCCGATCGCGACCGTGGACGCCGACGGCAAGCTGGTCCGCGACCCGCGCGTCGAGAACACCGTGTACTCGCGCACCCTGGCCACCGAGGCCGTGGACGCCAAGGGCACGGTCGTCGCCGAGGCTCGCGAGGACGTCGGTGACGTGCTCCTCGAGAAGCTGCTGGCAGCCGGAGTCGAGAGCATCAAGGTGCGCTCGGTCCTGACCTGCGAGTCGGCCGTCGGTGTCTGCGCGAAGTGCTACGGCCGTTCGCTCGCCACCGGCAACCTGGTCGACATCGGTGAGGCAGTCGGCATCATCGCCGCACAGTCCATCGGTGAGCCCGGTACCCAGCTGACGATGCGTACCTTCCACACGGGTGGTTCGGCCTCGGCCGACGACATCACCCAGGGTCTGCCGCGTGTCACGGAGCTCTTCGAGGCCCGTACGCCCAAGGGCGCGTCCCCGATCGCCGAGGCCCCCGGCCGCGTCGTCGTCGAGGACACGGACAAGGGCCGTCGGATCATCCTCACGCCGGACAACGGTGACGAGCCGTTCATCTACCCGGTGCTCAAGCGTGCGACGCTCCTCATCGAGGACAACCAGCACGTCGAGCTCGGCGAGCAGTTCATCGCCGGTACCGTCGACCCGAAGGAAGTCCTCCGGGTCAAGGGTGTCCGAGAGGTCCAGAAGCACCTGGTCAACGGTGTGCAGGACGTCTACGGCTCGCAGGGTGTGCCGATCCACGACAAGCACATCGAGGTCATCGTCCGTCAGATGCTCCGCAAGGTCACCGTCGTCGACCACGGCGACACCGACCTGCTGCCGGGTGAGCTCGTCGACCGGTCGCGTTACAACATGCTGAACCGTGCGGCGCTGCAGGAGGGTCGCAAGACCGCTTCGGCTCGCCAGGAGGTCATGGGCATCACGAAGGCGTCCCTCGCGACCGAGTCGTGGCTGTCCGCCGCTTCCTTCCAGGAGACCACCCGCGTGCTCACGCAGGCGGCCATGGAGGGCAAGCAGGACCACCTCGTCGGCCTCAAGGAGAACGTCATCATCGGTAAGCTCATCCCCGCCGGGACGGGCCTCAGCCGGTACCGCGACGTGGACGTGAACGCGACGGAAGAAGCGAAGGCAGAGCGGTACCCCAACCGCATCTTCGCGGACGACTCGTCGTTCTCGGACGCCGACCTGAGCTTCGTCGACTTCGACAGCTTCTCGTCGGACGACTTCACGCCGGGCACCTACAACTGA